One Defluviitoga tunisiensis genomic window carries:
- a CDS encoding 4Fe-4S dicluster domain-containing protein, which yields MIEQRYIVNIDENRCKGCGLCIEFCPKQVLEFSRNYNEKGYHYAKVSKIENCIGCGFCYQMCPDVCIGIKVLEKIKS from the coding sequence ATGATTGAACAGAGGTATATAGTGAATATAGATGAAAATAGATGTAAAGGTTGCGGACTATGCATAGAGTTTTGTCCAAAGCAAGTTTTAGAATTCTCAAGAAACTATAATGAAAAGGGGTACCATTATGCAAAAGTTTCAAAAATAGAAAATTGTATTGGTTGTGGATTTTGTTATCAAATGTGCCCTGATGTTTGTATAGGTATTAAAGTATTAGAGAAAATTAAGAGTTAA
- a CDS encoding nucleotide-binding protein translates to MLDQILYDYQSHIFIGMGGSGKTEIAINIAIKLKEKNPNVAIVDLDVVTPYFRVRDKIEELKSMNLFVITPPEKYIYVDLPIVPAEVGGYLVNPNYKTVLDVGGDEKGATVLGSLKNFLDNSKKVVYFVVNTRRPYTQDKNNIKKCMFQIEKKTRTKIDFLICNTHLKEETTNSIIEEGERILESVSKDTGVPVLFTAISKIISENFITRFEKLPIKLFFEGDY, encoded by the coding sequence ATGCTGGATCAAATTCTTTATGATTATCAATCCCACATTTTCATAGGTATGGGAGGTTCTGGAAAGACTGAAATAGCTATTAATATTGCAATTAAATTGAAGGAGAAAAATCCAAATGTTGCTATAGTAGATTTAGATGTTGTAACTCCATACTTTAGGGTTAGAGATAAAATAGAAGAGCTAAAAAGTATGAATCTTTTTGTTATTACTCCGCCAGAAAAATATATTTATGTCGACCTTCCCATAGTACCTGCAGAGGTAGGAGGTTATCTAGTCAATCCGAATTATAAAACTGTTTTAGATGTAGGTGGAGATGAAAAAGGAGCTACCGTTCTTGGATCATTAAAAAATTTTTTAGACAATTCAAAAAAAGTTGTTTATTTTGTTGTTAACACAAGGAGACCATATACGCAGGATAAAAATAATATTAAAAAGTGTATGTTTCAAATTGAGAAAAAAACACGGACGAAAATCGATTTTTTGATATGTAATACACATCTTAAGGAAGAAACTACTAATTCAATAATTGAAGAGGGAGAGAGAATTCTAGAAAGTGTTTCAAAAGACACTGGAGTTCCTGTTTTATTTACTGCAATCTCAAAAATAATTTCAGAAAATTTTATAACAAGGTTCGAAAAATTACCTATAAAACTTTTTTTTGAAGGTGATTATTGA